The Thermincola ferriacetica genomic sequence TTTATGTCGGCAAAATTTTGTATGAGGCGTAAGTAGGCTGTTTTTCCAACTGGGGCAGTACCTTGAGGAAAAGTCTTCTGGCTTTGGGGTCTCTTTTTAAGTTTGTGATGGCATTGGAATAGCTGACCTGGTCCTGCCATTTCGATATTAATAAAACTTCTGCGGGATTATCCAGGTTTTGCAGGACTGTGGCTTCGAGACAACCTTTTTGTTCAGCGCCCAGTGCAGAGTTTTCGAATACGGTTTCCAGGCCCTTGGCTTCCATACCTGGCTTGAATACAAGACGGCCAATGGATATAATCATTTATATAATACCTCCCTGACAGTTGCTGATTATTTCTGAATATAATATGTCGGCTAAATATGAAATGTACCCTTTGGAAAATTGTTTTGGGAAAAGATGAATTTTTTGACCTGAATAAGCATATTTATAATTTGTCGGTAAATTTTAAGGGGGGATAAAATGAGTAAAGATTTGATAAATCAGATTTTGGAAGAAATCGGGCTGGAAGCAATTCACAATGACGACCAAATTCCAGAGGCGGAAAAAATAAAGGAGCAGAAGGAAAATACAATAAATCCCGGTAAGGAAAGTAAAATACAATATTAGCCGGAAAGCTGGTTTATAATAATACAAATAACATGAAAAGAAACACGACATTTTGTCGTGTTTCGCCAATTTATCCGACCTTTTATCAGACTTTGGACCTGTATCATGTTATGATTTAAATGGTGCGCCCGGTAGGAATCGAACCTACGCACCAGGTTCCGGAGACCTGTGCTCTATCCACTGAGCTACGGGCGCATATGATGATTTGCACAATAAATAGTCTAACGGAAAATTGGGCCGATGTCAAGTAAGACCTTAAAATACTAGACAAATCAAGTAAAAAAGGAAAAACAATCAGATTGAACATTAGTAATATGCATATTAGAATATATAATATAGTAAATATAAAATTGGTATATTGGTATATACTGGAGCCCGCTGCTATTTACTATAAGGGTATAAATTAATATTAGTGGCAAAAAGCCAAAATTGTTGGTAAAATTAATACAAAAGTGTTATTTACGCATTATAATGGTGGGGATAGTGATGGCAAGGGTTCTGAAAAATGTTTC encodes the following:
- a CDS encoding antibiotic biosynthesis monooxygenase family protein translates to MIISIGRLVFKPGMEAKGLETVFENSALGAEQKGCLEATVLQNLDNPAEVLLISKWQDQVSYSNAITNLKRDPKARRLFLKVLPQLEKQPTYASYKILPT